From Larus michahellis chromosome 5, bLarMic1.1, whole genome shotgun sequence, the proteins below share one genomic window:
- the PCDH10 gene encoding protocadherin-10 isoform X6, whose protein sequence is MVVLFLFALLWMVEGALCQLHYTVQEEQEHGTFVGNIAEDLGLDITKLSARRFQTAPNSRSPYLELNLETGVLYVNEKIDREQICKQSPSCLLHLEVFLENPLELFRVEIEVLDINDNPPSFPEPDLTVEISESATPGTRFPLESAFDPDVGTNSLRTYEITPNSYFSLDVQTQGDGNRFAELVLDKPLDREQQAVHRYVLTAVDGGQPQQRTGTALLTIRVLDSNDNVPAFEQPVYTVSLPENSPPGTLVLQLNATDPDEGQNGEVIYSFSSHISARARELFGIAPRTGRLEVSGELDYEESSVYQVYVQAKDLGPNAVPAHCKVLVRVLDANDNAPEISFSTVKEAVSEAAAPGTVVALFSVSDRDSEENGQVQCELLQGDAPFRLKSSFKNYYTIVTEGPLDREQPGGDAYTLTVVARDRGQPPLSTSKSIQVRVSDVNDNAPRFSQPVYQVYVSENNVPGAYIYAVSATDRDQGANAQLAYSILESQIQGMSVFTYVSINSENGFLYALRSFDYEQLKEFSFQVEARDAGEEPQPLAGNATVNIVVVDQNDNAPAIVSPLPGRNGTPAREALPRGAEPGYLVSRVAAVDADDGENARLTYSILRGNEASLFRMDWRTGELRTARRVPAKRDPQRPYELVIEVRDHGQPPLSSTAAIQVVLVDGAAERPGGGGGLGAGAGAGGGGGGGGSGEHRPSRSGGDTSLDLTLILIIALGSVSFIFLLAMIVLAVRCQKEKKLNIYTCLASDCCLGCCCCCPCCSRQARARKKKLSKSDIMLVQSSNVPSNPAQVPVEESGSFGSHHHNQNYCYQVCLTPESAKTDLMFLKPCSPSRSTDAEHNPCGAIVTGYADQQPDIISNGSILSSETKHQRAELSYLVDRPRRVNSSAFQEADIVSSKDSGHGDSEQGDSDHDATNRGQSSARKRIC, encoded by the exons ATGGTTGTGCTATTCCTCTTTGCCTTGCTCTGGATGGTGGAGGGGGCCCTTTGCCAGCTCCATTACACGGTGCAGGAAGAGCAGGAGCATGGCACGTTCGTGGGGAATATCGCCGAGGACCTGGGCTTGGACATTACAAAACTTTCGGCTCGCCGCTTCCAGACGGCGCCCAACTCCCGCAGCCCTTACCTGGAGCTCAACCTGGAAACCGGGGTGCTCTACGTGAACGAGAAGATCGACCGGGAGCAGATCTGCAAGCAgagcccctcctgcctgctgcaccTGGAGGTCTTCCTGGAGAACCCCCTCGAGCTGTTCCGGGTGGAGATCGAGGTGCTGGACATCAACGACAACCCGCCCTCCTTCCCGGAGCCCGACCTGACGGTGGAGATCTCGGAGAGCGCGACGCCGGGGACCCGCTTCCCCCTGGAGAGCGCCTTCGACCCCGACGTGGGCACCAACTCCCTGCGCACCTACGAGATCACCCCCAACAGCTACTTCTCCCTCGACGTGCAGACGCAGGGGGACGGCAACCGCTTCGCCGAGCTGGTGCTGGACAAGCCCCTGGACCGGGAGCAGCAAGCGGTGCACCGCTACGTGCTGACGGCCGTGGACGgcgggcagccccagcagcgcacCGGCACCGCCCTGCTCACCATCAGGGTGCTGGACTCCAACGACAACGTCCCCGCCTTCGAGCAGCCCGTCTACACCGTGTCGCTGCCGGAGAACTCGCCGCCGGGCACCCTGGTGCTGCAGCTCAACGCCACCGACCCGGACGAGGGCCAGAACGGCGAGGTCATCTACTCCTTCAGCAGCCACATCTCGGCCCGCGCCCGGGAGCTCTTCGGCATCGCGCCGCGCACCGGGCGGCTGGAGGTGAGCGGCGAGCTGGACTACGAGGAGAGCAGCGTCTACCAGGTGTACGTGCAAGCCAAGGACCTGGGGCCCAACGCCGTGCCGGCCCACTGCAAGGTGCTGGTGCGGGTGCTGGACGCCAACGACAACGCGCCCGAGATCAGCTTCTCCACCGTCAAGGAGGCGGTGAGcgaggcggcggcgccgggcaCGGTGGTGGCCCTCTTCAGCGTCTCGGACCGCGACTCGGAGGAGAACGGGCAGGTGCAGTGCGAGCTGCTGCAGGGGGACGCGCCGTTCCGCCTCAAGAGCTCCTTCAAGAACTACTACACCATCGTCACCGAGGGGCCGCTGGACCGCGAGCAGCCGGGCGGCGACGCCTACACCCTCACGGTGGTGGCCCGCGACCGCGGCCAGCCGCCGCTGAGCACCAGCAAGTCCATCCAGGTGCGGGTGAgcgacgtgaacgacaacgcgccgcgcTTCAGCCAGCCCGTCTACCAGGTCTACGTGAGCGAGAACAACGTCCCCGGCGCCTACATCTACGCCGTCAGCGCCACCGACAGGGACCAGGGCGCCAACGCCCAGCTCGCCTACTCCATCCTGGAGAGCCAGATCCAGGGCATGTCCGTCTTCACCTACGTCTCCATCAACTCCGAGAACGGCTTCCTCTACGCCCTCCGCTCCTTCGACTACGAGCAGCTCAAGGAGTTCAGCTTCCAGGTGGAGGCCCGCGACGCCGGCGAGGAGCCCCAGCCGCTGGCCGGCAACGCCACCGTCAACATCGTCGTGGTGGACCAGAACGACAACGCCCCCGCCATCGTCAGCCCCCTGCCCGGCCGCAACGGCACCCCGGCCCGGGAGGCGCTGCCCCGCGGCGCCGAGCCGGGCTACCTGGTGAGCCGGGTGGCGGCGGTGGACGCCGACGACGGGGAGAACGCCCGCCTCACCTACAGCATCCTGCGGGGCAACGAGGCCAGCCTCTTCCGCATGGACTGGCGCACCGGCGAGCTGCGGACGGCCCGCCGGGTGCCGGCCAAGCGCGACCCCCAGCGCCCCTACGAGCTGGTCATCGAGGTGCGCGACCACGGGCAGCCGCCCCTCTCCTCCACCGCCGCCATCCAGGTGGTGCTGGTGGACGGGGCGGCCgagcggcccggcggcggcggcggcctgggagcgggggcgggcgcggggggaggcggcggcggcggcggctccggcgaGCATCGCCCCAGCCGCTCCGGGGGGGACACCTCGCTCGACCTCACCCTCATCCTCATCATCGCCCTGGGCTCCGTCTCCTTCATCTTCCTGCTGGCCATGATCGTCCTGGCCGTGCGCTGCCAGAAGGAGAAGAAGCTCAACATCTACACCTGCCTGGCCAGCGACTgctgcctgggctgctgctgctgctgcccctgctgcagCCGGCAGGCGCGGGCCCGCAAGAAGAAGCTCAGCAAGTCGGACATCATGCTGGTGCAGAGCTCCAACGTGCCCAGCAACCCGGCGCAGGTGCCGGTGGAGGAGTCGGGCAGCTTCGGCTCCCACCACCACAACCAGAACTACTGCTACCAGGTCTGCCTCACCCCCGAGTCCGCCAAGACCGACCTGATGTTCCTcaagccctgcagcccctcccgCAGCACCGACGCCGAGCACAACCCCTGCGGGGCCATCGTCACCGGCTACGCCGACCAGCAGCCCGACATCATCTCCAACGGCAGCATTTTGTCCAGCGAG acgAAACATCAGCGTGCTGAGCTCAGTTATCTAGTTGACAGACCCCGACGAGTAAACAG TTCTGCATTCCAGGAAGCAGACATAGTAAGCTCTAAGGACAGTGGTCATGGAGACAGTGAGCAAGGAGACAGTGATCATGATGCCACTAATCGAGGTCAATCCTCTG